The window TCCACGGTTTCGAGCGGGTAGCGGCCAGCGGCCGTTTCGGCGCTCAGCATCACGGCGTCGGTGCCGTCGAGCACGGCGTTGGCCACGTCACTTACCTCGGCGCGCGTGGGCACGGGGTTGGTGATCATGCTTTCCATCATCTGCGTGGCGGTGATGACGACCTTGTCCAGATCGCGCGCCATGCGGATCATTTTCTTTTGCAGCGCGGGCACGGCCGCATTGCCCACTTCCACCGCCAGGTCGCCGCGCGCCACCATGATGCCGTCGCTCACGCGCAGGATGGCCTCCAGGTGCGGGATGGCCTCGGCGCGTTCGATCTTGGCGATCAGGCCCGGCTTGTGGCGGTACTCGGACGCGGCCACGTTGCACAGCTGACGCGCCATTTCCATGTCGGTCGCGTTCTTGGGGAAGCTCACCGCCACATAGTCGGCCTGGAAGCTCATGGCCGTGCGGATGTCTTCCATGTCCTTGGCCGTGAGGGCCGGCGCCGTCAGGCCGCCGCCCTTCTTGTTGATGCCCTTGTTATTCGACAGCTCGCCGCCCACCTTGACAGTGGTGTGCACTTCTTCGCCGCGCACCGCATCCACGGTGAGCACGATCAGGCCATCATTGAGCAGCAACAGGTCGCCCGCCTTCACATCGCGCGGCAGTTCCTTGTAGTCCAGCCCCACGCCATTGATGTCGCCCAACTCGGTGCGCGAGGCATCGAGCACGAACTTGGCGCCCGGCTCCAGCTGCACCTTGCCCTCGGCAAACTTGCCCACGCGGATCTTGGGGCCCTGCAGGTCGGCCATGATGGCCACTTCGCGGCCCGCACGCTGGGCGGCAGCACGCACCGTGGCAGCGCGGTCGATATG of the Acidovorax sp. 107 genome contains:
- the pyk gene encoding pyruvate kinase; translation: MPTRRATKIVATLGPASSDPALLEAMIRAGVNVVRLNFSHGKAQDHIDRAATVRAAAQRAGREVAIMADLQGPKIRVGKFAEGKVQLEPGAKFVLDASRTELGDINGVGLDYKELPRDVKAGDLLLLNDGLIVLTVDAVRGEEVHTTVKVGGELSNNKGINKKGGGLTAPALTAKDMEDIRTAMSFQADYVAVSFPKNATDMEMARQLCNVAASEYRHKPGLIAKIERAEAIPHLEAILRVSDGIMVARGDLAVEVGNAAVPALQKKMIRMARDLDKVVITATQMMESMITNPVPTRAEVSDVANAVLDGTDAVMLSAETAAGRYPLETVEEMATICAAAEAAEDHQLDADFTGQTFGRIDQSIAMGALFTAHHLGAKAIVAMTDSGATALWMSRHSIRIPIYALTPKVATQRKMAMYRNVRPLLMDTSADRDTALDQAERHLKSRNIVQKGDVYAITCGEPMGAPGGTNMLKICVAS